A window of Silurus meridionalis isolate SWU-2019-XX chromosome 28, ASM1480568v1, whole genome shotgun sequence contains these coding sequences:
- the agpat4 gene encoding 1-acyl-sn-glycerol-3-phosphate acyltransferase delta — translation MELFGLLKTQFIFHLFICYVFLVSGLIVNFLQLCTLPLWAINKQLARKVNCRLAYCVSSQMVAVLEWWSGTECTLYTDPESYPFYGKENAIVILNHNFEIDFLCGWTFCERFGVLGSSKVLAKKELAYVPVIGWMWYFLEIVFCKRKWEEDQKTVAQSLQRLKDYPENFWFLLYCEGTRFTPKKHKISMEVAEKKGLPKLKYHLLPRTKGFCVTVQNLRGTVTAVYDSTLNFRNNQTPSLLGVLNGKKYHADLYVRRIPLDSIPENEAECAMWLHKLYQEKDEFQEKYSLTGRFPGPTVSPPRRPWALLNWLFWISLLLLPLCLLLLQLFNSGSAFTIFVTVAICIAGSLAVRWMIGQTEINKGSSYGNKEGLLNNNS, via the exons ATGGAACTCTTTGGGCTTTTGAAGACACAGTTTATTTTTCACCTCTTCATCTGTTATGTGTTTCTAGTCAGTGGGCTTATAGTCAACTTCTTGCAGCTCTGCACGCTACCATTGTGGGCCATTAACAAACAGCTGGCTCGTAAGGTCAACTGTAGACTGGCGTACTGTGTCAGCAGCC AGATGGTGGCAGTGCTGGAATGGTGGTCTGGGACCGaatgtacactatacactgacCCTGAATCCTACCCTTTCTACGGCAAAGAAAACGCAATTGTTATCCTCAACCATAACTTTGAGATTGATTTCCTGTGTGGGTGGACCTTCTGCGAAAGATTTGGCGTGTTAGGG agcTCAAAGGTGCTGGCAAAGAAAGAACTTGCATATGTGCCTGTAATTGGCTGGATGTGGTACTTCCTGGAGATTGTCTTCTGTAAGAGGAAATGGGAAGAAGATCAAAAGACGGTTGCGCAAAGTCTTCAACGCCTAAAGGATTATCCAGAGAACTTTTGg TTCCTTCTATACTGTGAGGGCACTCGCTTCACTCCGAAGAAACACAAGATTAGTATggaagtggcagaaaaaaaGGGGCTTCCCAAACTCAAGTACCACCTCCTGCCTCGCACCAAGGGATTTTGCGTCACTGTTCAGAACCTACGAGGAACAG TTACTGCTGTGTACGATTCTACACTTAATTTCAGAAACAACCAAACACCATCATTGCTTGGAGTGTTAAATGGGAAAAAGTACCATGCTGATTTATATGTGAG GCGAATTCCACTCGACTCAATCCCAGAGAACGAGGCTGAATGTGCGATGTGGCTCCATAAACTTTACCAGGAAAAG GATGAGTTCCAGGAAAAATACAGCCTGACCGGGCGTTTCCCCGGCCCCACAGTGAGCCCCCCTCGCCGCCCTTGGGCTTTGCTCAACTGGCTGTTTTGGATCTCGCTTCTACTCCTTCCCCTTTGTCTATTACTGCTGCAGTTGTTCAACTCGGGCTCGGCTTTCACCATTTTTGTCACAGTTGCCATTTGCATTGCAG GCTCTCTTGCTGTTCGCTGGATGATAGGCCAGACCGAGATTAACAAGGGTTCAAGCTATGGAAACAAAGAGGGTCTTCTTAATAACAACTCCTAA